The Engystomops pustulosus chromosome 3, aEngPut4.maternal, whole genome shotgun sequence region CAAGTTATAGTGTGGTCCATTTACATTTTTACTCATAGATGAAAATATGTTTGTGAAGACTGAAAATGATCTGACAGAATAATTTCTGAACAGGTGAAGTAATGGGTTTGTCTTGTAGATGTTCTGCAAACTCTGTTCCATActaaatgcaaaaattataaaCCCCCCAGAAATTAACATTGGATAATAGTTTcacaaacctttatttattttgattTCGAATACGGAGACACCTCCTTTTGAGTGGTGGCTCTAAGTCTTCTGTCCCCGTGGTGAGAATTGGAGATGAGATTATACATGGTGATATTGCAGTCTTTTCTGCTGGTTTTGGCACAGGCTGGATAACACAGCCTGTTTTAGGCAACATCCTCAAAGCATACGCATGGTCCTCATCTGCAGGGTTGTTTAGATTAGGATCTTGTTTGTCCCCTGCTGTCAGAGACTCTTCCACAAGACTCTTCTTGCCAGTTTCAAGCTCGGGATGGCAATTTGAAGCACAGTTATTTTCTTTAACGGATTCTAACTCACTAACTACTGGCTCCTTGTCTAATGTCTTTTTCTGCTCATGTGATTTATCAGAGTTTTTTGTGCATTCTGTGCTCTTTGTACCATTGACAATTACATTACAAACTGCTGCACTGTTTTCATGTCCTGGGGTAACTGGGGCCCTTGGGTTTGAACCACAAAAATTTGAGTCATTGGATGGATGCAACTTTGTTTCCACTGGATTCATGCTATCCATACAGTCATTACAGTTGGTTTTATCTGAGTTACTAAAGGCCATATTTACAACACTGATGGGTTCAGATTCAAGTTTTAACTGTGTGTGAACAGCTTTATGAATTACATTATGGAGTCTAGACCTGTGTGCCACAGTTAAATCTATAACCCCATCCTGTGGCACCTGAAGCATATTAGGGATGCTAGGCTTACTATTTTCTGGGCTTACTGTCCTCAAAGTCAAATCTACTACTTCGGTTTTCAAATGTTCTTGTACAACTGAAGCCTGGTGAGAAGAGAGCCCTGAACCACCAGCTGAACTGTCAGAAGGCTTTGAAGAGCTTTGCTTGGAATCCTTCGGAAGCAAAGAGTTTTCCTTTGGCTTTGCTCCTGGGCCTTCATTGGATGAACTTGGAATGATGCCTTCACCATTACTGGAGAAGTCCTTTGGGGGTTTGGAATCCATTGTATGGGGAATTGGTATGGGAATTGGTATTGGTACGGGTAAAGGAACAATAACTGGGTATGGCACTAAAAGGGTTGGTGGTGGTACTAAAGGAGCAAGGGACGGTAAACCAAAATTTACCATCTGAGGCATGTGTATAGGACCATTTGGCATCATGCCCATTGGAGGGAAAGGAAGACTAGGTAAAGGACCTCCAGGTGGATGTGGTGGAATCAATCCCGTTGGATTGCCTGGCATTGTAGGTGTAGTTGGTGGGTGGATGTGAGGTGATAACATTGGTCTATGCATAGGACTTGATGTAGGTCCCATGACTCTAGGCCCACCTGGACCCATACCAGGAATTATTTGGCTGGACAAAGGACTATTAGGATTTGAGCCATGAGGACCCCTTAGAAATGGTGGGCGTATCTGTTGTATAATTTGTTGTTCCATGAATATGGGTAAAGGAACAGGTCCCCTGTTTGTCATAATCATTGGAGGACTCCTAGGTGGCATGCCCATTGGAGGCACAATGCTGGCAGGTGGTGGAACTGGAACAGAGGCTATGTTTGGGCTTTCATTCAGAGGAATGGATTTGGGAACTGGTGTGGGGATTTTAGTAACTGAGCTGTTGGCAATTTCAGAAGGGGAGGCAGTGGTTGAAGCTGATGATCCAGGACCTTGCATTTGGACAGCTGCAGACACTGGGGAAGGAACCTTTCTTCGAGCATCTGTCAGTGGTATATTCCAGGAATCTGGAGTTAGCAGCTGTACTCCTGTGCCTTCTGCTTTATTGTCAactggaggatgtaatgtgttgCACAGTCCAGCTGGAAGGTTGGCTTGTGTTTCTTTGTAAAAAATGTCCATTTTGTATTGATTTAGACACTTTGCACTGCAGAATTGAAGCCTTCTTTCACCATCTCCAAAGTCCAGGTATTCTTTCGTATGTCGTATGTGTTTACACCAATCACACACCTAAAATAAATCATGAAAGTTAACAAGGTAAGAGAGAATAACATCAATATTCAACAAAGATTCATTACTGTATGCAGTTGTAGAGTGCTGTACCTAAGCATTATTCATTCCTTTCTCCTAATCACTCATAAGTTCCCTATTACCATTTTCACTTATTTGTTTCTTCACTAAACTGTCCTCTCTTGTCTCAAGATTTTCATATCAAAGTTATCTGCTCATACGATACATTCCTATAGCACACACAACAAAACCAGGTATCATCTATTCTTGGATATAATGTTTCAGCAATTATTGGTGCATTTTGACAAAAT contains the following coding sequences:
- the SOBP gene encoding sine oculis-binding protein homolog isoform X1, with protein sequence MAEMEKEGRPPENKRSRKPAHPVKREINEEMKFSGCTSSKVDRHFSTSTQRNFAENTMNELLGWYGYDKLELKDGEDIEIKNYHTDGEGQHHISVLKENSLPKPKLSEESVISAFNNNLNYSGLATGNGLTELPAGSKDHGNHGNMPIVVPLIPPPFMKPPAEDDVSNVQIMCAWCQKVGIKRYSLSMGSEVKSFCSEKCFAACRRAYFKRNKARDEDGHGENFPQQHYAKETPRLAFKNNCELLVCDWCKHIRHTKEYLDFGDGERRLQFCSAKCLNQYKMDIFYKETQANLPAGLCNTLHPPVDNKAEGTGVQLLTPDSWNIPLTDARRKVPSPVSAAVQMQGPGSSASTTASPSEIANSSVTKIPTPVPKSIPLNESPNIASVPVPPPASIVPPMGMPPRSPPMIMTNRGPVPLPIFMEQQIIQQIRPPFLRGPHGSNPNSPLSSQIIPGMGPGGPRVMGPTSSPMHRPMLSPHIHPPTTPTMPGNPTGLIPPHPPGGPLPSLPFPPMGMMPNGPIHMPQMVNFGLPSLAPLVPPPTLLVPYPVIVPLPVPIPIPIPIPHTMDSKPPKDFSSNGEGIIPSSSNEGPGAKPKENSLLPKDSKQSSSKPSDSSAGGSGLSSHQASVVQEHLKTEVVDLTLRTVSPENSKPSIPNMLQVPQDGVIDLTVAHRSRLHNVIHKAVHTQLKLESEPISVVNMAFSNSDKTNCNDCMDSMNPVETKLHPSNDSNFCGSNPRAPVTPGHENSAAVCNVIVNGTKSTECTKNSDKSHEQKKTLDKEPVVSELESVKENNCASNCHPELETGKKSLVEESLTAGDKQDPNLNNPADEDHAYALRMLPKTGCVIQPVPKPAEKTAISPCIISSPILTTGTEDLEPPLKRRCLRIRNQNK
- the SOBP gene encoding sine oculis-binding protein homolog isoform X3 codes for the protein MAEMEKEGRPPENKRSRKPAHPVKREINEEMKFSGCTSSKVDRHFSTSTQRNFAENTMNELLGWYGYDKLELKDGEDIEIKNYHTDGEGQHHISVLKENSLPKPKLSEESVISAFNNNLNYSGLATGNGLTELPAGSKDHGNHGNMPIVVPLIPPPFMKPPAEDDVSNVQIMCAWCQKVGIKRYSLSMGSEVKSFCSEKCFAACRRAYFKRNKVCDWCKHIRHTKEYLDFGDGERRLQFCSAKCLNQYKMDIFYKETQANLPAGLCNTLHPPVDNKAEGTGVQLLTPDSWNIPLTDARRKVPSPVSAAVQMQGPGSSASTTASPSEIANSSVTKIPTPVPKSIPLNESPNIASVPVPPPASIVPPMGMPPRSPPMIMTNRGPVPLPIFMEQQIIQQIRPPFLRGPHGSNPNSPLSSQIIPGMGPGGPRVMGPTSSPMHRPMLSPHIHPPTTPTMPGNPTGLIPPHPPGGPLPSLPFPPMGMMPNGPIHMPQMVNFGLPSLAPLVPPPTLLVPYPVIVPLPVPIPIPIPIPHTMDSKPPKDFSSNGEGIIPSSSNEGPGAKPKENSLLPKDSKQSSSKPSDSSAGGSGLSSHQASVVQEHLKTEVVDLTLRTVSPENSKPSIPNMLQVPQDGVIDLTVAHRSRLHNVIHKAVHTQLKLESEPISVVNMAFSNSDKTNCNDCMDSMNPVETKLHPSNDSNFCGSNPRAPVTPGHENSAAVCNVIVNGTKSTECTKNSDKSHEQKKTLDKEPVVSELESVKENNCASNCHPELETGKKSLVEESLTAGDKQDPNLNNPADEDHAYALRMLPKTGCVIQPVPKPAEKTAISPCIISSPILTTGTEDLEPPLKRRCLRIRNQNK
- the SOBP gene encoding sine oculis-binding protein homolog isoform X2 → MAEMEKEGRPPENKRSRKPAHPVKREINEEMKNFAENTMNELLGWYGYDKLELKDGEDIEIKNYHTDGEGQHHISVLKENSLPKPKLSEESVISAFNNNLNYSGLATGNGLTELPAGSKDHGNHGNMPIVVPLIPPPFMKPPAEDDVSNVQIMCAWCQKVGIKRYSLSMGSEVKSFCSEKCFAACRRAYFKRNKARDEDGHGENFPQQHYAKETPRLAFKNNCELLVCDWCKHIRHTKEYLDFGDGERRLQFCSAKCLNQYKMDIFYKETQANLPAGLCNTLHPPVDNKAEGTGVQLLTPDSWNIPLTDARRKVPSPVSAAVQMQGPGSSASTTASPSEIANSSVTKIPTPVPKSIPLNESPNIASVPVPPPASIVPPMGMPPRSPPMIMTNRGPVPLPIFMEQQIIQQIRPPFLRGPHGSNPNSPLSSQIIPGMGPGGPRVMGPTSSPMHRPMLSPHIHPPTTPTMPGNPTGLIPPHPPGGPLPSLPFPPMGMMPNGPIHMPQMVNFGLPSLAPLVPPPTLLVPYPVIVPLPVPIPIPIPIPHTMDSKPPKDFSSNGEGIIPSSSNEGPGAKPKENSLLPKDSKQSSSKPSDSSAGGSGLSSHQASVVQEHLKTEVVDLTLRTVSPENSKPSIPNMLQVPQDGVIDLTVAHRSRLHNVIHKAVHTQLKLESEPISVVNMAFSNSDKTNCNDCMDSMNPVETKLHPSNDSNFCGSNPRAPVTPGHENSAAVCNVIVNGTKSTECTKNSDKSHEQKKTLDKEPVVSELESVKENNCASNCHPELETGKKSLVEESLTAGDKQDPNLNNPADEDHAYALRMLPKTGCVIQPVPKPAEKTAISPCIISSPILTTGTEDLEPPLKRRCLRIRNQNK
- the SOBP gene encoding sine oculis-binding protein homolog isoform X4; protein product: MVTEQENLLHHHWEQSLREDDVSNVQIMCAWCQKVGIKRYSLSMGSEVKSFCSEKCFAACRRAYFKRNKARDEDGHGENFPQQHYAKETPRLAFKNNCELLVCDWCKHIRHTKEYLDFGDGERRLQFCSAKCLNQYKMDIFYKETQANLPAGLCNTLHPPVDNKAEGTGVQLLTPDSWNIPLTDARRKVPSPVSAAVQMQGPGSSASTTASPSEIANSSVTKIPTPVPKSIPLNESPNIASVPVPPPASIVPPMGMPPRSPPMIMTNRGPVPLPIFMEQQIIQQIRPPFLRGPHGSNPNSPLSSQIIPGMGPGGPRVMGPTSSPMHRPMLSPHIHPPTTPTMPGNPTGLIPPHPPGGPLPSLPFPPMGMMPNGPIHMPQMVNFGLPSLAPLVPPPTLLVPYPVIVPLPVPIPIPIPIPHTMDSKPPKDFSSNGEGIIPSSSNEGPGAKPKENSLLPKDSKQSSSKPSDSSAGGSGLSSHQASVVQEHLKTEVVDLTLRTVSPENSKPSIPNMLQVPQDGVIDLTVAHRSRLHNVIHKAVHTQLKLESEPISVVNMAFSNSDKTNCNDCMDSMNPVETKLHPSNDSNFCGSNPRAPVTPGHENSAAVCNVIVNGTKSTECTKNSDKSHEQKKTLDKEPVVSELESVKENNCASNCHPELETGKKSLVEESLTAGDKQDPNLNNPADEDHAYALRMLPKTGCVIQPVPKPAEKTAISPCIISSPILTTGTEDLEPPLKRRCLRIRNQNK